GCGATCATGGACTCGGACAGGACGCGTACCCCGTCCGCGTACTCGCAGCTCTCGCTGTAGGCCGCCTCGTCGCCCTGGATGACGCACCGCTCCAGCTTGTGCGACATGTCGCGGCTGTAGACGTCGTCCAGCATCCGGCCGATCTCGTCCCGGCCGTGCAGGACCTTGGGGTGGCTGGGCTGGGTCGTGCGGTCCACGATGCGAAGCTCCGCGTCGTCGGCGTACAGGGAGAGCAGGATGTCCGGGGTCTGTCCTTCCACGCCCCGGCGCAGGGTCTCCCGGTCGAAGGCGGGGTCTGCCGCGGTTCCCATGATGACCTCCTTCGAAGGGCCGCGGCCCGACGGGAGCGGGCCGCGAAAGGCCTCTCCTGACGAGCGTCCTCCCGCCCGGCGGGGTCGGCAAACGCAGCCGGGGCACCGGGCCTGACGGGTGAGGGGCACCGCCCGCCCGTGTCCGCCGGGGGGCCCGCCCGCGTTGCGAAAGGCATGATCTCAACGCGGCGTATCGCCGCCGCCGTTGGTCTCGCCGCTGGGGTCACCGGCCTCGCCGCGCCGATGGCGAACGCGG
This is a stretch of genomic DNA from Streptomyces hawaiiensis. It encodes these proteins:
- a CDS encoding nuclear transport factor 2 family protein, which produces MGTAADPAFDRETLRRGVEGQTPDILLSLYADDAELRIVDRTTQPSHPKVLHGRDEIGRMLDDVYSRDMSHKLERCVIQGDEAAYSESCEYADGVRVLSESMIALRGGKIAEQTLVQAWDE